A window of the Thalassoglobus sp. JC818 genome harbors these coding sequences:
- a CDS encoding DUF3488 and transglutaminase-like domain-containing protein produces the protein MRQILYISLTVMISLSGIVFAVAEGSPLAGVTLLIALATLLFVDIEDKFSVPVSIANTLGLIAFFVAGIEFFGGQIESRLLAGGHLIVYLTWVNLIQKKSNRQIWWLCALSILQIATASVLTTSMWFGGALVLYSFVATWTLSVFLLYRSTKETDDTQKSGPLEQGSNFVVGDAWKGVSRDVDHRLVNFRFVMVTGVVTCLSLGIGLMFFLFTPRVWIGNYTLFGDEAVAGRSLTGFTDEVRLGDMSEIMENSAPVMQVTLHHRQQERPFTLKEAEAYFGPDPLFRGTVMEEYDNGRWKQVRYPGPETPRSQIRNTTIEQKYRMSPLNSTTLFSFGDAVGVAGRGTFVEAYSDELKRNPDIRSSQRNFEYSVYANLGPPDATKSQLRESWPPYYKMFFAPSVYFSGSSFGQQQGGYVGRQLRVPDDLQRVTDLAQSVVGDEEDDYLKVQRLLRYFDSPEFEYSLDLSVTDASIDPLEDFVFNRKSGHCEYYASAMAIMLRGVGVPSRLISGFKGGSFDADGLTFRVQQLHAHSWVEAFIDGSWLTVDPTPAAREVAVQKLEGSFLGLSELWSNIRQMWSTGVRMSKSQQQELIYSPLKSIAIESWNNVKEFAESDKTATLRSFVAFLRSPRQWFSVTGGIVAFVLMVLLSAIVWCIKKLIQLVRSINDARSMKRRHRSQVQFFDRFVQILSKMGIHQSASQTAREFVKSSMVELKQPLSDAGLSEWPDELVELFYQVRFGGSTMSPQQSQQIDRELKKLQDCVDQRENAKS, from the coding sequence ATGCGACAAATCCTTTACATCAGCCTGACTGTGATGATCTCCTTATCGGGGATTGTTTTCGCTGTTGCTGAAGGGTCGCCTCTGGCAGGTGTGACCCTGTTGATTGCGCTGGCCACACTCTTGTTCGTGGACATCGAAGATAAGTTTTCCGTCCCGGTTTCAATCGCCAATACATTGGGATTGATCGCATTCTTCGTGGCAGGTATCGAGTTTTTCGGCGGACAGATCGAGTCGAGGCTTCTCGCTGGAGGCCACCTGATCGTGTACCTCACCTGGGTCAATCTGATTCAGAAGAAGAGCAATCGGCAAATTTGGTGGCTCTGCGCGCTGAGCATCCTGCAGATTGCCACAGCTTCGGTCCTAACGACATCAATGTGGTTCGGAGGAGCGCTCGTTCTGTACTCCTTCGTCGCGACCTGGACGTTGTCAGTCTTCCTGCTTTACCGATCGACAAAAGAAACCGATGACACTCAAAAGAGCGGGCCGCTTGAACAAGGATCGAATTTTGTTGTGGGAGACGCCTGGAAGGGGGTTTCGCGCGATGTCGACCACCGACTGGTCAATTTCCGATTTGTGATGGTCACAGGAGTCGTGACCTGTCTGTCTCTGGGAATCGGTCTGATGTTCTTTCTGTTCACACCTCGAGTGTGGATCGGAAATTACACTCTGTTCGGGGATGAAGCTGTCGCAGGACGTTCACTGACCGGTTTCACTGATGAAGTTCGCTTGGGAGACATGAGCGAAATCATGGAGAACAGTGCTCCGGTCATGCAGGTCACACTTCACCATCGACAGCAAGAACGTCCATTCACGCTGAAAGAAGCAGAAGCATATTTCGGCCCCGATCCATTGTTTCGAGGGACCGTAATGGAAGAGTACGATAATGGGCGCTGGAAGCAGGTCCGCTACCCCGGCCCTGAAACTCCGCGGTCACAGATTAGAAATACGACGATCGAACAGAAGTATCGAATGTCGCCATTGAATTCAACGACCTTGTTTAGCTTCGGCGATGCTGTGGGCGTTGCTGGAAGAGGGACATTCGTTGAAGCTTACTCAGACGAGTTGAAACGAAATCCGGACATCCGCTCAAGTCAGCGGAATTTTGAATACAGCGTGTACGCAAACCTTGGTCCGCCAGACGCAACGAAATCACAGCTGCGCGAGAGCTGGCCTCCGTACTACAAAATGTTCTTTGCTCCCAGCGTCTACTTCTCCGGTTCGTCATTCGGGCAACAACAAGGTGGTTATGTCGGTCGGCAGTTGCGGGTCCCTGACGACCTGCAGAGAGTGACTGACCTGGCACAATCAGTCGTGGGTGATGAAGAGGACGACTACTTGAAGGTCCAGCGTCTTCTGCGCTACTTTGATAGCCCGGAGTTCGAGTACTCTCTCGACCTCAGTGTGACAGATGCTTCGATCGATCCGCTTGAAGATTTCGTGTTCAATAGAAAGTCCGGACACTGCGAATACTATGCTTCTGCGATGGCCATCATGCTCCGAGGAGTCGGAGTTCCTTCTCGCTTGATCAGTGGCTTCAAAGGGGGGAGTTTTGACGCCGATGGTCTAACTTTTCGAGTTCAACAGCTGCACGCTCACTCCTGGGTGGAGGCCTTCATCGATGGGTCCTGGTTGACCGTCGATCCCACGCCGGCAGCGAGAGAAGTTGCCGTCCAGAAATTGGAGGGCTCGTTCCTTGGACTCTCTGAATTGTGGTCCAACATTCGTCAGATGTGGAGCACCGGTGTGAGAATGTCCAAATCACAGCAGCAAGAACTCATCTATTCTCCGCTGAAATCGATCGCGATCGAAAGCTGGAATAACGTGAAAGAATTCGCGGAGAGCGACAAGACCGCAACGCTTCGGAGTTTCGTGGCATTTCTGCGTTCACCGCGACAGTGGTTCAGCGTGACCGGCGGTATCGTGGCATTTGTCCTCATGGTTCTGTTGAGCGCGATCGTCTGGTGCATCAAGAAATTGATCCAGCTAGTTCGCTCCATCAACGATGCGCGCTCGATGAAGCGCCGACACCGTTCCCAGGTCCAGTTCTTCGACCGGTTTGTTCAAATCCTTTCAAAGATGGGTATTCATCAGTCGGCGAGCCAGACCGCACGTGAATTCGTTAAGAGTTCGATGGTTGAACTGAAACAACCTCTCAGTGATGCTGGCCTCTCGGAATGGCCCGACGAACTCGTCGAGCTTTTCTATCAGGTTCGTTTCGGCGGAAGCACGATGTCACCGCAACAGTCGCAGCAAATCGATCGTGAACTGAAAAAGCTTCAGGACTGTGTTGATCAGCGAGAGAATGCCAAATCGTGA
- a CDS encoding class I SAM-dependent RNA methyltransferase, with protein sequence MTQQLDLVAITAFGLEAVVARELRDLGYDETTVEDGRVRFKGDAAAICRTNLWLRCAERVQVVVGEFDAVDFDQLFDRTKELPWEEWLPVDAIFPVGARSVRSVINSPRNVQRMVKRSIVERLKTVYNRHRFAEDGVEYPVEVSILRDKVLMTIDATGDGLHKRGYRQLVGPAPLRETVAAALLKLSYWNRNRLLVDPFCGSGTIAIEAALLGRNMAPGRDRSFVSENWNQIDLKHWKDARQETRDLIEPPLPIRIVARDRDRKMISIAKRNANEAGIFSEIFFEAKDFISFPTDRDYGCTVANPPYGERLGEKSEVRQLHHDMGELLIPLDDWSHYIFTSADNFEREFGKRADRRRKIFSGRIPCTYYQYPGPRPPQEANETESENAETNVDTEDDYSAPGEF encoded by the coding sequence ATGACTCAACAGCTTGATCTCGTCGCAATCACCGCTTTCGGACTCGAGGCCGTTGTCGCACGTGAACTGCGAGACCTCGGATACGACGAAACGACTGTTGAAGACGGTCGAGTTCGATTCAAAGGCGACGCAGCTGCGATCTGTCGCACCAATCTCTGGCTGCGGTGTGCGGAGCGAGTGCAGGTCGTCGTTGGCGAGTTTGACGCTGTCGACTTTGATCAGCTGTTCGATCGAACAAAAGAACTTCCGTGGGAAGAGTGGTTGCCGGTCGACGCGATCTTTCCAGTCGGTGCTCGAAGTGTGCGATCGGTCATCAATAGCCCGCGCAACGTTCAGCGCATGGTCAAACGTTCGATCGTCGAACGACTCAAAACGGTCTACAACCGACATCGGTTCGCGGAAGATGGAGTCGAATATCCCGTCGAAGTTTCCATTCTTCGCGACAAGGTGCTGATGACGATCGACGCAACCGGAGACGGGTTGCACAAACGCGGATACCGGCAGCTTGTCGGTCCTGCCCCCTTGCGGGAAACTGTCGCTGCGGCGCTGTTGAAACTCAGCTATTGGAATCGGAACCGATTGCTCGTCGACCCATTTTGTGGCTCCGGAACCATCGCCATTGAAGCTGCCTTGCTCGGGAGAAATATGGCCCCGGGACGTGACCGAAGTTTCGTCTCTGAAAACTGGAATCAAATCGACCTGAAGCACTGGAAGGATGCCCGTCAGGAAACCCGAGACCTCATCGAACCGCCGCTTCCCATCCGAATCGTCGCACGTGATCGTGATCGCAAGATGATTTCCATTGCCAAGCGGAACGCGAATGAAGCGGGGATCTTTTCGGAGATCTTCTTCGAAGCCAAAGACTTTATCTCCTTCCCGACCGATCGCGATTACGGCTGCACCGTGGCGAATCCTCCCTATGGAGAACGCCTCGGAGAAAAGAGCGAGGTCCGTCAGCTTCATCATGACATGGGAGAACTTTTGATCCCGCTTGATGACTGGTCGCACTACATCTTCACGAGTGCTGATAACTTCGAACGTGAGTTTGGCAAACGGGCAGATCGTCGGCGCAAGATTTTCAGTGGTCGAATCCCCTGCACTTACTATCAGTATCCTGGACCTCGTCCACCGCAAGAGGCGAATGAGACCGAGTCGGAAAACGCCGAGACAAATGTCGACACCGAGGACGACTACTCTGCACCGGGTGAGTTTTAG
- a CDS encoding HEAT repeat domain-containing protein, producing MTDPSQNPMDNDEKSSGPMNNEEISSEPTNSDESSSGATADSQVQLPNELPPVEPPSAGMIIQLFLIPAVIVAVIVGVYTIFGTLASQELDWRQLVMDVKSENPHVRWRGALGLAQMLDADKQRGEESQNLDANPEIAEALAELYSKLSSPSSPTDEEEKQIEFLSKALGRMNVQDVILPVFREGVSSDRDVIVRKHSLIGIAMLAGSVQESGAKMNDPELVAELVEISREPERLLRHQAAYALGLLDSPAAEERLHELLQDPDQMTRVNSAIALARTRSTDGLFIFSELIDEGANWKMDPGSVKTLDQESEYFERMLMLLNGVKAVGLLAPELSADERTQLLESLDQLSKSSQDAVLNSAILEVRAQLKNN from the coding sequence ATGACAGACCCATCCCAGAATCCCATGGACAATGATGAGAAATCATCCGGGCCGATGAACAATGAAGAGATTTCCTCGGAGCCAACGAACAGCGACGAAAGTTCTTCCGGAGCGACTGCAGACTCACAGGTTCAGCTCCCGAACGAGTTGCCACCTGTTGAGCCCCCCTCGGCCGGGATGATCATTCAGCTGTTTCTCATTCCAGCTGTGATCGTTGCCGTGATCGTCGGGGTGTACACCATTTTCGGAACGCTCGCTTCGCAAGAACTCGACTGGCGTCAGCTCGTGATGGACGTCAAGAGCGAGAATCCGCATGTTCGCTGGCGGGGTGCATTGGGCCTCGCTCAAATGCTCGATGCGGATAAGCAGCGTGGCGAAGAGAGCCAAAACCTGGACGCAAATCCGGAGATCGCCGAAGCACTCGCTGAACTCTATTCCAAACTCTCCAGCCCCAGCTCTCCAACCGACGAAGAGGAGAAACAGATTGAGTTTCTGTCCAAAGCTCTCGGTCGGATGAATGTTCAGGACGTCATCCTCCCCGTTTTCCGAGAAGGGGTTTCCAGTGACCGCGACGTCATCGTTCGAAAGCACTCGCTGATCGGGATCGCGATGCTGGCAGGTTCCGTTCAGGAATCCGGAGCAAAGATGAATGACCCGGAACTAGTTGCGGAGCTTGTCGAGATCTCTCGTGAACCGGAGCGGCTCCTCCGCCATCAGGCTGCCTACGCTCTCGGCCTGTTGGACTCACCCGCTGCCGAAGAACGCTTGCACGAACTGCTTCAAGATCCTGACCAGATGACTCGCGTCAATTCGGCCATCGCGCTGGCGAGAACTCGCTCAACCGACGGACTCTTCATCTTTTCCGAACTAATTGATGAAGGAGCGAACTGGAAAATGGACCCCGGTTCGGTCAAGACTCTCGATCAGGAATCGGAATACTTCGAGCGGATGCTAATGCTTCTCAACGGTGTCAAAGCTGTCGGACTGCTGGCTCCAGAGCTGAGTGCAGACGAACGCACCCAGTTACTGGAGTCACTCGACCAACTCTCGAAGAGCTCGCAAGATGCCGTTTTGAATTCAGCGATTCTCGAAGTTCGTGCTCAGCTGAAGAACAACTGA
- a CDS encoding tRNA-dihydrouridine synthase family protein, whose protein sequence is MTTHVQPEPLVTRPPLKIGEIELAHPFVQAALSGYSDWAMRRVAKDFGASYTLAEVMIDRFANDARLNARTRHHFYISDDDHPVGAQLMGADPIDFAQAARKLSALGYDVIDINFGCPVKSAIGGCRGGFHLGQPDQAIEILQRVRENVPPSIPVTLKMRRGIDDSPESRERFFAILAAAYDNGLASVTVHGRTVEQKYRGPSSWEFLKQVKEFAGDRAVLGSGDLFSAEDCVAMIRETGVDGVTIARGAIGNPWIFQQSIELWKHGTPPEPPSVFEQREVLQQHLSYAMELIPGSAFGIIKKFGFKYARLHPLEIEIRKAFQKMRTETDWNHILDRFYRSDGAGKFPSVDETQG, encoded by the coding sequence ATGACAACTCACGTCCAGCCAGAACCACTTGTGACTCGCCCTCCATTGAAGATCGGTGAGATTGAACTTGCGCATCCGTTTGTTCAGGCAGCTCTCAGTGGTTACAGCGACTGGGCGATGCGGCGCGTGGCGAAAGATTTCGGAGCTTCCTACACACTTGCTGAAGTGATGATCGACCGGTTCGCGAACGACGCTCGTCTGAACGCGCGGACCCGGCATCACTTCTACATTTCTGACGATGACCATCCTGTCGGCGCGCAGCTGATGGGCGCTGATCCGATCGACTTCGCGCAGGCGGCGAGAAAGCTCTCTGCACTCGGTTACGATGTCATTGACATCAATTTCGGATGCCCGGTAAAGTCCGCCATCGGTGGATGTCGCGGTGGCTTTCATCTTGGTCAGCCGGATCAGGCGATTGAAATTCTTCAACGTGTCCGGGAAAATGTTCCTCCGTCGATCCCTGTCACCCTCAAGATGCGAAGAGGAATTGATGACTCGCCGGAGAGTCGCGAGCGATTCTTTGCCATCCTTGCAGCGGCCTATGACAACGGGTTGGCTTCCGTCACCGTTCATGGCCGGACAGTCGAGCAAAAATATCGTGGGCCCAGTTCCTGGGAATTCTTGAAGCAGGTCAAAGAGTTCGCCGGGGACCGAGCGGTCCTCGGAAGCGGGGACTTATTCTCAGCGGAAGACTGCGTCGCCATGATTCGTGAAACAGGCGTCGATGGAGTCACAATCGCTCGGGGTGCGATCGGAAACCCTTGGATCTTCCAGCAATCGATCGAACTCTGGAAGCATGGAACTCCGCCTGAACCTCCCAGCGTCTTTGAACAACGTGAGGTCCTGCAGCAGCATTTGAGCTATGCGATGGAGCTGATTCCCGGTTCTGCATTCGGAATCATTAAGAAGTTCGGATTCAAATACGCGCGCCTGCATCCTTTAGAGATCGAGATTCGCAAAGCGTTTCAGAAGATGCGAACGGAAACGGACTGGAACCACATTCTCGATCGGTTTTATCGCTCGGACGGGGCGGGCAAGTTTCCGAGCGTTGACGAAACACAGGGATGA
- a CDS encoding CPBP family intramembrane glutamic endopeptidase codes for MLSLLVITLGIAHFAEIPLMSRIHWSVSDFLIGVIAAISMFAVFGQLGSLREEAGNRLGQSLASCRWFDLAILAVVVGIVEELLFRGLIEQSLQSLGPWTALLITNVVFGVLHAVSPLYAVVAGVLGAILSGLAWGIGDFNLLRPIVAHSLYDFIGFMIIAGDYKRSAEST; via the coding sequence ATGCTCTCGCTGCTGGTGATCACGCTCGGGATCGCACACTTCGCGGAAATTCCGCTGATGAGTCGCATCCACTGGTCGGTCAGTGACTTTCTCATCGGAGTCATCGCAGCGATTTCGATGTTCGCCGTGTTTGGCCAACTTGGCTCTTTGAGAGAAGAGGCCGGCAATCGACTCGGGCAGTCGCTCGCGAGTTGCCGCTGGTTCGATCTGGCGATTCTGGCTGTCGTAGTCGGCATCGTTGAAGAACTGTTATTCCGTGGATTGATCGAACAGTCTCTGCAATCGCTGGGACCTTGGACGGCATTGTTGATCACGAATGTTGTCTTTGGAGTATTGCACGCTGTCTCTCCGTTGTACGCAGTTGTGGCAGGCGTGTTGGGTGCGATCCTCAGCGGCCTCGCCTGGGGGATCGGTGACTTCAATCTGTTGCGGCCGATCGTTGCTCATTCTCTTTATGACTTCATTGGATTTATGATTATCGCGGGCGACTACAAACGTTCCGCGGAATCGACTTAA
- a CDS encoding DUF58 domain-containing protein, translating to MVLGLTLVVFEMWSGRVYNQLGSAGRVAAILSGTAFSVWGLKEVIAGMFPSWTKSSDSFLLPVEGWAYLIIMCVLFVGALIGRSNLLLMVFASMAGPFIMNGWFTFTMLRRLNGGRVLPERVMAGETYTTTIILENRKSWLAVWLMRVLDSVTKGNSYIKPEVMFVRIPPRESRQGHYQLRLHERGRYRFGPMTVTTRFPLGLVQRGTGLDVNDELLVYPRVGTLTPKWRKLLQYSFELVTDVQTQSGLFHDEMSRIREYRAGDDPRMIHWKTSARTNELMVREYEESRDRDLLLIVDCWQPATPTLTSPDEFERGLCFATTVCMEHLRGSRESSLSVRLVGKNSVNWQGDKGESHLDQLLDAFAEVTSSSQITLDSVLEGLDDQQSRQFRVVLLSARAEEFRDKLTHSTDSRYPEMQVLGMSADELSPLFYQAK from the coding sequence ATGGTTCTGGGACTCACGCTTGTCGTCTTCGAGATGTGGTCGGGCCGGGTTTACAACCAACTCGGATCAGCAGGACGTGTCGCTGCTATTTTGAGTGGAACAGCCTTTTCGGTCTGGGGACTGAAAGAGGTAATCGCCGGTATGTTTCCCAGCTGGACGAAATCGAGTGACAGTTTTCTGCTGCCTGTCGAAGGCTGGGCCTATCTGATCATCATGTGCGTGCTGTTTGTCGGTGCTCTGATCGGACGCAGCAATTTGCTGCTGATGGTTTTCGCTTCCATGGCGGGACCATTCATCATGAATGGATGGTTTACCTTCACCATGCTGCGACGCCTGAATGGCGGGCGAGTTCTGCCTGAACGCGTCATGGCTGGGGAGACCTACACAACGACAATCATTCTCGAAAACCGAAAGTCATGGCTGGCTGTCTGGCTAATGCGAGTTCTGGACTCGGTCACCAAGGGGAACAGCTATATCAAACCGGAAGTGATGTTCGTGCGAATTCCTCCCCGGGAATCGCGGCAAGGGCATTATCAACTTCGACTGCATGAGCGGGGCCGGTATCGATTTGGGCCAATGACGGTGACAACGCGATTTCCTCTCGGGTTGGTCCAACGGGGAACCGGGCTCGATGTGAACGACGAGTTGCTGGTGTACCCACGCGTCGGCACATTGACGCCGAAATGGAGAAAACTCCTTCAATACTCTTTCGAGCTGGTCACGGATGTCCAAACTCAGTCGGGATTGTTCCATGACGAGATGAGCCGTATTCGCGAATACCGTGCAGGCGATGACCCTCGCATGATTCACTGGAAGACTTCCGCACGCACCAACGAGCTGATGGTTCGTGAATACGAAGAGAGCCGCGATCGGGATTTGTTGTTGATTGTCGACTGTTGGCAACCCGCAACACCGACTCTGACCTCGCCTGATGAATTTGAACGTGGCCTCTGTTTTGCGACCACTGTCTGCATGGAGCATCTTCGAGGCAGCCGTGAATCTTCGTTGAGTGTCCGGCTGGTTGGAAAGAATTCCGTGAATTGGCAAGGCGACAAAGGCGAGTCACACCTGGATCAACTGCTCGATGCATTTGCCGAGGTGACGAGTTCGAGTCAGATCACTCTGGATTCCGTTCTCGAAGGTCTCGACGATCAGCAATCTCGACAATTTCGAGTTGTTTTGTTGTCTGCTCGGGCCGAAGAATTTCGCGACAAGCTGACTCACTCGACAGACTCTCGTTACCCCGAAATGCAAGTGCTCGGAATGTCGGCTGACGAGTTAAGTCCTTTGTTTTACCAGGCGAAGTGA
- the hemA gene encoding glutamyl-tRNA reductase, with the protein MNVQVVYCNHQNANLALRERLAFSSDELLVRAYDELRARFPKSEHVVISTCNRVELYTAQEDPADTPTHDDLARFFSDFHQVPVIEFFDDLLECQGPEAVRHLFEVASSIDSMVLGESQIVNQIKAAYQLAMDSSANGPLTNSLFQRAMAVSARVRTDTRLSEGRVSIASVAVGDFGKSIFDRFDDKTVLILGAGEMASETLMYLRDEGVRQINVCNRRLERAEALAREFSGQAHPWESRLELLGQADVVVSTTGAERPILTAEDFKPIRKKTGPKPVFILDLGAPRDVDSNVSHIDDGIFLYNIDDLEATCTANRKMRAAEIAKAREIIEEETASFMHDIYHKATGPIVKRLREHWHEISRQELELLFRKLPELDDRQREAFEKTIHRVVNKLLHPPLETLRDEARNGPPVGMLNTLKRLFHLRD; encoded by the coding sequence ATGAACGTCCAGGTCGTTTACTGTAATCATCAGAATGCCAACCTCGCGTTGCGAGAACGCCTTGCGTTTTCGTCAGACGAACTGCTTGTTCGCGCATATGATGAGCTGCGAGCCCGGTTCCCAAAGTCGGAGCACGTTGTCATTTCCACCTGCAATCGAGTGGAACTGTACACAGCCCAGGAAGATCCGGCCGATACTCCGACTCACGATGACCTCGCTCGTTTCTTTTCGGATTTTCATCAAGTCCCGGTCATCGAGTTCTTCGACGATCTCCTCGAATGTCAGGGACCGGAGGCGGTCAGACATCTGTTTGAAGTCGCTTCCAGCATCGACAGCATGGTTCTCGGCGAAAGCCAAATCGTCAATCAGATCAAAGCTGCCTATCAGCTGGCGATGGACAGTTCTGCTAATGGACCGCTGACGAACTCTTTATTCCAGCGGGCGATGGCGGTCTCAGCGCGTGTCCGAACAGATACAAGGCTCTCTGAAGGCCGGGTCTCAATTGCCAGTGTTGCTGTCGGTGATTTCGGGAAAAGCATCTTCGATCGCTTCGACGACAAGACTGTTCTGATCCTCGGGGCAGGTGAGATGGCCTCCGAAACGTTGATGTACCTTCGTGATGAAGGGGTTCGGCAGATCAACGTTTGCAATCGACGACTCGAACGTGCCGAAGCCCTCGCCAGAGAGTTTTCCGGGCAGGCACATCCTTGGGAATCACGATTGGAACTTCTCGGGCAGGCAGATGTTGTCGTCAGTACAACTGGAGCCGAACGCCCCATCTTGACGGCGGAAGACTTCAAACCGATTCGCAAGAAAACCGGACCGAAGCCGGTCTTCATTCTCGATCTCGGAGCGCCGCGAGACGTCGATTCGAACGTCAGTCATATCGATGACGGAATTTTCCTCTACAACATCGACGACCTCGAAGCGACCTGCACTGCGAATCGCAAAATGCGGGCTGCCGAGATCGCCAAAGCTCGCGAAATCATTGAGGAAGAGACCGCAAGCTTTATGCATGATATCTATCATAAAGCGACCGGTCCCATCGTGAAGCGGCTCCGCGAGCACTGGCATGAAATCAGTCGCCAGGAGCTCGAACTACTGTTCCGTAAGCTCCCCGAACTCGACGATCGACAACGCGAAGCATTCGAAAAAACGATTCATCGCGTCGTCAACAAACTTCTGCATCCGCCTTTGGAAACCCTTCGCGATGAAGCCCGCAACGGTCCGCCGGTGGGAATGCTGAACACGTTGAAACGGCTCTTCCATCTCCGTGACTGA
- a CDS encoding ASCH domain-containing protein, with protein MSSDSPQHPNPELIALAIQQPWAELILRGIKTVEIRSVSPGSQSLVYLYSSRKLSRIASARTAIEKYDLDRKTLPTGVIVGTATINGCTSSTAGDADAACVSPLELEGQYSWHLEDPQRIVPCLTPKYFPYGMWFYPFRRRSSGPSRKKTTDDSTA; from the coding sequence GTGTCTTCTGACTCTCCACAACATCCCAACCCGGAACTAATTGCACTGGCGATTCAGCAACCGTGGGCCGAGTTGATTCTTCGCGGAATCAAGACTGTCGAAATTCGATCGGTCTCGCCGGGGAGTCAGTCGCTGGTATACCTGTACAGTTCCCGGAAACTATCACGAATCGCGTCAGCACGGACCGCGATTGAAAAATACGACCTGGACCGGAAGACGCTCCCGACGGGAGTGATTGTCGGAACAGCCACAATCAACGGATGCACATCGAGCACTGCAGGTGATGCAGATGCCGCGTGCGTTTCCCCACTTGAACTTGAAGGTCAATACAGCTGGCACCTGGAAGATCCACAGCGGATCGTTCCCTGCCTGACTCCGAAGTACTTCCCTTACGGGATGTGGTTTTATCCATTTCGGAGACGTTCATCGGGCCCCAGCAGAAAGAAAACCACTGATGACTCAACAGCTTGA